One Microcaecilia unicolor chromosome 4, aMicUni1.1, whole genome shotgun sequence genomic region harbors:
- the MZT1 gene encoding mitotic-spindle organizing protein 1: MASAANLSAVRDTMDVLLEISKLLNTGLDMETLSICVRLCEQGINPEALSSVIKELRKATEALKASENIAS, translated from the exons ATGGCTAGCGCTGCAAATTTGAGTGCTGTTAGGGACACCATGGATG ttcTGCTTGAAATTTCAAAGTTATTGAACACTGGTCTGGATATGGAGACATTATCTATTTGTGTGCGACTATGTGAACAAGGAATCAATCCAGAAGCTTTATCATCTGTTATTAAAGAACTTCGGAAGGCTACTGAGGCTTTAAAG GCTTCTGAAAATATTGCAAGCTGA